Proteins encoded together in one Anopheles darlingi chromosome 3, idAnoDarlMG_H_01, whole genome shotgun sequence window:
- the LOC125957956 gene encoding tetratricopeptide repeat protein 12: protein MMSKEDEEAFEAGLSKVDEVMRILGLMTSGDKTKEQMGVAFADQFLGTDSATKQKEETNVENFIVRVNQERTVINRKAVMATDDPPLEQPMQDKYAFMAEIERDAARRASERKEREQVAQGLRRSGNRAFRRAEYEKAINMYSKAIDQIRDSPILYNNRALAYIRLELYKRAIIDCDFVISKLDEKNLRSWIFRAQGYYRLGETKAYEKSVAEARKHNPRELSYIDRIVREIEGKAAVPAATMNEDQEGVTSLDSDLDPSAVALASGGDHRFAKPLPMDDVQSTSSGDNSET from the exons atgATGTCcaaggaggacgaggaagctTTCGAAGCCGGATTAAGTAAGGTGGATGAAGTGATGAGAATTCTCGGTCTAATGACGAGTGGTGATAAGACCAAGGAACAGATGGGTGTCGCATTTGCCGATCA ATTTCTTGGCACCGACAGTGCCACCAAACAGAAAGAGGAAACGAATGTGGAAAATTTTATCGTGCGTGTGAACCAGGAGCGAACGGTCATCAACCGGAAGGCCGTGATGGCCACAGATGACCCACCCCTCGAGCAGCCGATGCAGGATAAGTATGCGTTTATGGCCGAAATCGAGCGAGATGCGGCACGTCGGGCATCGGAACGGAAAGAGCGGGAGCAGGTTGCACAAGGATTGCGACGCTCCGGCAATCGTGCGTTCCGGCGAGCCGAATACGAAAAGGCAATCAACATGTACTCGAAAGCGATCGATCAGATCCGCGACAGTCCAATCTTGTACAACAACCGTGCGCTAGCCTACATCCGGCTCGAGCTATACAAGCGTGCGATCATTGATTGTGATTTCGTGATTAGCAAGCTGGACGAGAAAAACTTGCGCTCGTGGATATTCCGTGCGCAGGGCTACTACCGTCTCGGGGAGACGAAAGCGTACGAGAAAAGTGTGGCCGAAGCGCGGAAACACAATCCACGAGAGCTAAGCTACATCGATCGGATCGTGCGCGAAATCGAAGGAAAGGCCGCAGTACCCGCAGCGACGATGAACGAGGATCAGGAAGGAGTCACGTCACTAGATAGCGACCTGGATCCCTCCGCCGTTGCCCTGGCTAGCGGAGGAGATCATCGTTTTGCGAAACCGCTCCCGATGGATGACGTACAGTCGACATCATCGGGTGATAATTCGGAGACATAA
- the LOC125957441 gene encoding ATP synthase subunit e, mitochondrial, translating to MADLGAPVRVSPLIRFGRWSFLVVGVAYGAYHQQRLAKREVGIREIEAQQKVIRDAKLAQEKKRNQEAEAKAIAELSGPSKK from the exons ATGGCTGATCTTGGTGCTCCAGTGCGTGTATCGCCATTGATCCGG TTTGGCCGTTGGTCGTTCCTGGTCGTCGGCGTGGCATACGGTGCCTACCATCAGCAGCGCTTGGCCAAGCGCGAGGTTGGCATCCGCGAAATCGAAGCCCAACAGAAGGTGATCCGCGATGCAAAGTTGGCCcaggagaagaagcgaaaccaGGAAG cCGAGGCGAAGGCTATTGCCGAACTGTCCGGACCTAGCAAGAAGTAG
- the LOC125957431 gene encoding uncharacterized protein LOC125957431 — protein MDHIGSLPLTIVYVVPYTVSFMILLQYYSVFVHLWSCLRKLNIKLTPIVRGNGYLPHNDKSVTFLTLTRTEKEGPRSPQLEVIEKLRILHLQTMNIAGNVNTNFGLVLILIVVAVFASINVELLELYQYIKNGRMGPAHIVLKLLYTCFKFCFYYLIANPNWMIQSENDQMLILLYSIRKTACTDETNSAVR, from the exons ATGGATCATATCGGTTCCCTACCGTTGACGATTGTATATGTGGTACCCTATACGGTTAGCTTTATGATCTTGCTTCAGTACTACAGCGTGTTCGTGCACTTGTGGTCCTGCCTGCGAAAGCTTAACATAAAGCTGACCCCAATCGTACGTGGAAATGGATATTTACCACACAATGATAAATCCGTTACATTTCTCACTCTTACTCGTACCGAAAAAGAAGGTCCAAGGAGTCCACAGCTGGAGGTTATAGAAAAATTGCGAATACTTCACCTGCAAACAATGAACATTGCAGGCAACGTAAACACTAATTTCGGTCTGGTCCTCATTTTGATTGTGGTGGCCGTTTTTGCCAGCATCAATGTGGAGCTGCTAGAGCTTTATCAGTACATCAAAAACGGTCGGATGGGACCAGCCCACATTGTTCTGAAGCTTTTGTATACTTGCTTTAAATTTTGCTTCTACTACCTCATCGCAAATCCGAATTGGATGATTCAAAGTGAG AATGATCAAATGCTTATCCTGCTCTATTCGATACGCAAAACAGCGTGCACCGATGAAACGAACAGTGCGGTACGTTGA
- the LOC125957436 gene encoding complex III assembly factor LYRM7 gives MSSLRREALRWYKILQRTKNEVFAGDFRTITAARQRIREEYIKNKDLTDEKEIQEKIKIAKDVDVELRSSVVQAVRKNPTVFEARITPDTRKLDNVMFDPEAELPAPRSKKCNDKK, from the exons ATGAGTTCTCTTCGGCGTGAG GCCCTCCGGTGGTACAAAATTCTGCAGCGAACTAAAAATGAGGTCTTTGCCGGGGATTTCCGAACGATCACGGCCGCCAGACAACGTATCCGGGAAGAGTACATCAAGAACAAAGATCTTACGgatgaaaaagaaatccaaGAG aaaattaaaattgcgAAGGATGTCGATGTCGAGTTGCGCAGTTCGGTCGTACAGGCCGTGCGAAAGAATCCAACCGTGTTTG AGGCACGAATCACTCCCGATACGAGAAAGTTGGACAACGTGATGTTCGATCCGGAGGCCGAGCTGCCAGCACCCCGCAGTAAGAAGTGTAATGATAAGAAATAG